The following are from one region of the Mycolicibacterium helvum genome:
- the rpsP gene encoding 30S ribosomal protein S16 yields MAVKIKLTRLGKIRNPQYRIAVADSRTRRDGRSIEVIGRYHPKEEPSLIEIDTERAQYWLSVGAQPTEPVLALLKITGDWQKFKGLPGAEGTLKVKEPKPSKLDLFNAALAEADGAPSGEAAQLKKKKAPAKKAEAAEAEPAAEAAAEPAAEATEAAAE; encoded by the coding sequence ATGGCTGTCAAGATCAAGCTCACCCGGCTTGGCAAGATCCGCAACCCCCAGTACCGCATCGCTGTCGCCGACTCGCGCACCCGCCGCGATGGTCGCTCGATCGAGGTCATCGGCCGTTACCACCCCAAGGAAGAGCCGAGCCTGATCGAGATCGACACCGAGCGCGCGCAGTACTGGCTGTCTGTCGGGGCCCAGCCCACCGAGCCCGTCCTCGCGCTGCTGAAGATCACCGGTGACTGGCAGAAGTTCAAGGGTCTGCCGGGCGCCGAGGGCACGCTGAAGGTCAAGGAGCCCAAGCCCAGCAAGCTCGACCTGTTCAACGCCGCGCTGGCCGAGGCCGATGGCGCGCCGTCCGGTGAGGCTGCTCAGCTCAAGAAGAAGAAGGCGCCGGCCAAGAAGGCCGAGGCCGCTGAGGCCGAGCCGGCCGCCGAGGCTGCTGCTGAGCCGGCTGCCGAGGCCACTGAGGCCGCCGCAGAATGA
- the sigK gene encoding ECF RNA polymerase sigma factor SigK — protein MSGSAQSGDDLDALVCLVGRGDVDAFVAFYDRTRTRVFGLIVRLLRDPGYSEDTTQEVYLQVWRNAAQFDPAAGSALAWLMTLAHRRAVDRVRSEEAATRRDLRYGAASGEPAADVVAESAIQRDEARRVADCLQSLTDLQRQCIELAYYRGLTYVEVSQRLAATLPTVKSRMRDALRGLRTCLGVP, from the coding sequence ATGAGTGGATCGGCGCAATCGGGCGACGACCTCGATGCGTTGGTGTGTCTGGTCGGCCGCGGTGATGTCGACGCCTTCGTCGCCTTCTATGACCGGACCCGCACGCGCGTGTTCGGTCTGATCGTGCGGCTCCTGCGTGACCCGGGCTACAGCGAAGACACCACGCAGGAGGTCTATCTCCAGGTGTGGCGCAATGCCGCACAATTCGATCCCGCGGCGGGTTCGGCGTTGGCGTGGCTCATGACCCTTGCCCATCGCCGCGCGGTGGACAGAGTGCGCAGCGAGGAAGCGGCCACGCGGCGAGACCTGCGCTACGGGGCGGCCAGCGGTGAACCGGCGGCCGACGTCGTGGCCGAATCGGCGATCCAGCGCGACGAGGCCCGACGGGTGGCTGACTGCCTGCAATCGCTGACCGACCTGCAGCGCCAATGCATCGAGTTGGCGTATTACCGCGGCCTGACCTACGTCGAGGTGTCCCAGCGGCTGGCCGCGACCCTGCCGACAGTCAAGTCGCGGATGCGTGACGCGCTGCGCGGCTTGCGTACGTGTTTGGGGGTGCCATGA
- a CDS encoding fasciclin domain-containing protein — MMIPTGVAGADTTSDLVGSGCAGYAMQVPTGPGSVAGMAQAPVAVAASNNPMLTTLTAALSGKLNPNVNLVDTLNGGQFTVFAPTDAAFAKLPASTVEALKSDSAGLTKILTYHVVPGQLGPADVDGTHPTVQGAPLTVTGSGNDLKVNGASVVCGGVHTANATVYLIDTVLTPPAH; from the coding sequence ATGATGATCCCGACCGGCGTTGCCGGTGCCGATACGACCAGCGACTTGGTCGGATCGGGGTGCGCGGGTTACGCCATGCAGGTTCCCACCGGTCCCGGCTCGGTCGCCGGTATGGCCCAAGCCCCGGTCGCCGTCGCCGCGTCGAACAACCCGATGCTGACCACCCTGACTGCGGCTCTTTCGGGCAAGCTCAATCCGAACGTGAATCTCGTCGACACCTTGAACGGCGGGCAATTCACCGTATTCGCGCCGACCGACGCTGCTTTCGCCAAGCTGCCGGCGTCCACCGTTGAAGCACTCAAGTCCGATTCGGCCGGGCTGACCAAAATTCTCACCTATCACGTGGTGCCCGGTCAGCTCGGTCCGGCCGACGTCGACGGCACGCACCCCACCGTGCAGGGCGCACCGCTGACCGTGACCGGCTCAGGTAACGACCTCAAGGTCAACGGCGCGTCAGTCGTGTGCGGCGGCGTACATACCGCCAACGCAACCGTGTACCTGATCGACACCGTCCTGACCCCACCGGCCCACTGA
- a CDS encoding RNA-binding protein gives MSSVVVDAVEHLVRGIVDNPDDVRVDMVTNRRGRTVEVHVHPEDLGKVIGRGGRTATALRTLVAGIGGRGIRVDVVDTDQ, from the coding sequence ATGAGCTCGGTCGTCGTTGACGCCGTAGAGCATCTGGTCCGCGGGATCGTCGACAATCCCGACGACGTTCGCGTCGACATGGTCACCAACCGGCGGGGACGCACGGTTGAGGTCCATGTCCACCCCGAGGACCTTGGTAAGGTGATCGGCCGCGGCGGTCGCACCGCGACCGCGTTGCGCACCCTCGTCGCCGGCATCGGTGGCCGGGGTATTCGCGTCGACGTGGTGGACACCGACCAGTAG
- a CDS encoding geranylgeranyl reductase family protein, whose translation MVQHYDVAIVGGGPAGSAAAWQTARTGARVVVLDKAAFPREKPCGDGITPRALSYLQKMGLSAEIDRFQRVNHVTVFSPRQWGLSFPRRPGMPDHGHVIPRRELDLLLLKNADSAGAEVREGADVAWPMIVDDRVIGVVLKSGERIGADAVIAADGAYSPVKQALKLGSKYHGYSAIAIRAEMDSKRPDFDSLDIHLQLRFRGDQLPGYGWVFPLGAGRLNIGLGYVNSYRNWKQINATRFLGEFMERLPAEWELPPIAQVQKSKGLQAWRIPMGFTTWPPWRPGVLFAGDALGAARPVSGAGISKALQSGLAAGECAIAALLNGGPQDFTNYEQTIQATWGTEYRRGRYFHKLAGTPALTKAALTMLNTAAHPRLRARLQLWEATLSGK comes from the coding sequence ATGGTCCAACACTACGACGTGGCAATTGTGGGCGGCGGCCCGGCAGGGTCAGCCGCGGCCTGGCAAACCGCCCGGACCGGGGCGCGGGTGGTGGTGCTCGACAAAGCCGCCTTCCCGCGTGAGAAACCTTGCGGCGACGGGATCACCCCGCGCGCCCTGAGCTATCTCCAGAAAATGGGGCTGTCGGCCGAGATTGACCGATTCCAGCGCGTCAACCACGTCACGGTGTTCAGCCCCAGGCAATGGGGGCTGTCTTTCCCACGTCGACCCGGCATGCCTGACCACGGTCATGTCATACCGCGCCGCGAGTTGGATCTGCTGTTGCTCAAAAATGCCGACAGCGCGGGCGCGGAAGTGCGCGAGGGCGCCGATGTCGCCTGGCCGATGATCGTCGACGACCGCGTGATCGGTGTGGTACTCAAGAGCGGCGAGCGCATCGGCGCCGACGCAGTGATCGCCGCGGACGGCGCCTACTCACCCGTCAAACAGGCACTCAAGCTCGGCTCGAAGTATCACGGTTACTCAGCGATCGCGATCCGCGCCGAAATGGACTCCAAGCGGCCAGATTTCGACAGTCTCGATATTCATCTGCAGCTTCGTTTCCGGGGCGACCAGCTGCCGGGCTATGGGTGGGTGTTCCCGCTCGGCGCTGGCCGCCTCAACATCGGGCTTGGCTATGTCAATAGCTACCGAAACTGGAAGCAGATCAACGCCACCCGATTCCTCGGCGAGTTCATGGAAAGACTGCCCGCCGAATGGGAGCTACCGCCGATCGCCCAGGTGCAGAAGTCCAAAGGCCTGCAAGCATGGCGGATACCAATGGGTTTCACGACCTGGCCGCCCTGGCGCCCGGGTGTGCTGTTCGCCGGTGACGCGCTCGGAGCCGCCAGGCCAGTGTCGGGCGCGGGCATTTCCAAGGCATTGCAGTCGGGCCTGGCCGCGGGCGAATGCGCCATCGCAGCACTCCTCAACGGCGGTCCACAGGACTTCACAAACTACGAACAGACAATCCAAGCGACGTGGGGAACCGAATATCGCCGCGGCCGCTACTTCCACAAGCTGGCGGGCACACCGGCG
- a CDS encoding anti-sigma factor: MTGPADLELLALATPYALNAVSDAERADIERRLDAAPAAVVEHFHDEVRSVRETMAALSASTRAEPPPELRERLLAAVGPAQNVQKPRRTTILLAAAAALVVALVAVGVGLALRPPPQRSTAEQVISAPDMHTVSAAIPSGGIATVVYSRDKNAAVLVMNDVNPPPPGSVYQMWLLGGQQPRSAGTMTPENVGPSTTAVLADLQTARALAFTVEPGNGSPQPTTQPFAELPLT, translated from the coding sequence ATGACCGGTCCGGCGGACCTCGAACTGTTGGCGTTGGCCACGCCGTATGCGCTCAACGCCGTGTCCGACGCTGAGCGCGCAGACATCGAGCGGCGTCTCGACGCCGCGCCGGCTGCCGTCGTCGAACACTTCCACGACGAAGTGCGATCCGTGCGCGAGACGATGGCCGCTTTGTCGGCCAGCACGCGCGCCGAGCCGCCGCCGGAGTTGCGTGAGCGGCTCCTGGCCGCGGTCGGACCGGCGCAGAATGTCCAAAAGCCCAGGCGCACAACCATATTACTGGCAGCAGCTGCTGCACTGGTGGTTGCTCTGGTTGCCGTCGGTGTGGGGTTGGCGTTGCGGCCCCCACCGCAACGGTCGACCGCCGAGCAGGTGATCAGCGCGCCTGATATGCATACGGTCAGCGCCGCCATCCCCTCCGGCGGCATCGCCACAGTCGTGTACTCGCGCGACAAGAACGCGGCCGTGCTGGTGATGAACGACGTCAATCCGCCTCCGCCGGGCAGCGTCTACCAGATGTGGCTGCTGGGCGGCCAGCAACCGCGCTCGGCAGGCACGATGACACCGGAAAATGTCGGCCCATCGACCACCGCGGTACTGGCAGATCTGCAGACCGCACGTGCGCTGGCGTTCACCGTCGAGCCGGGCAACGGCTCGCCGCAGCCGACAACCCAGCCTTTCGCCGAGCTTCCGCTGACCTGA